The sequence TCCACGTTCATGATGCCGAAGCGGGGGGCCTCCTCCATGGGGACCTCCATCACCGAGATGGTGCAGGCCGCCCCCGCCGCCTTGTGCCGCTCCAGCATCTTCTCGTAGTCCATCTTATAGACGTGGTCACCGGAGAGGATCAGGACATAGTCGGGGTCGTACAGGGAAATGAAGCCGATGTTCTGGTAGATGGCGTTGGCCGTCCCCTTGTACCAGGTGCCCTTGTCCCCCTCCTTGACGTAGGGGGGCAGGATGTGGACGCCACCGTCGGAACGGTCCAGGTCCCAGGGCTGGCCGTTTCCAATGTAGCTGTTGAGTTCCAGGGGCTGATACTGGGTGAGGACGCCGACAGTGTCGATGCCGGAATTCACACAGTTGGACAGGGGAAAGTCGATGATCCGGAACTTGCCCCCGAAGGGGACGGCTGGCTTGGCCACCTTGCTGGTGAGGGCCTTCAGCCGGCTGCCCTGGCCTCCCGCCAGGAGCATGGCCACACATGTCTTCTTCATTCTATCACCTCTTGGTTGAAGTGGGGAGATCGTTCTTCCCATTCCCTGGGGGCTGGGTTCAGGAGTCCTTCTCCGGCTTGACGGCCGGGACAGGCGAGCGCTTCCGCACCGCGGGCTTGGCCGTCGGAGTCCTGACCGCCGGAGCGGCGGCCTGCTCCCGGACGGCGGGGGGCGCTTTTTTCTCCCGCACCGCGGGCTTGGCCGCCCGTTTCTTCACCGCCGGCGCGGGGGCCTTTTCCCGAATGGCCGGCTTGTCTGCCGGGTCCTTCCGGGCCGGAAGGCTCTCCGCCTTCTTCCGGCGGGGCGGGAACTTCCGGGTACAGCGATACACCACCGCGCTCATGGGCGGCAACGTGAGCACGAGAGACTGGCCACGGCCGTGGCAGGGAACGTACTCGCTCTTTACCGGAGCCTTGTCCCCCCGGCCCTGTCCGCCGTATGCCTCGTCGTCGGTATTGAAGATGCAGGTATACTGCCCCGCGGCAGGTACGCCGATGCGGTAGCCCGTCCGGTCCACCGGGGAGAAGTTGCACACCACCACCAGAGCGCCGCCCTTCTTGTCCCGGCGCACGAAGGCCACGGTGTCGGCCTGGTTGTCGTCAGCCTGAATCCACTCGAAGCCCTCCCAGGAGAAATCCAGCTCCCACAGCTCTTTGTGCTCCAGGTAGAAGGCGTTGGCCGCCTTGAAAAAGGTCTGGGTCTTCCGGTTTTCCTCGTTGGCCAGCAGGTGCCAGTCCAGGGACTGCTCAAAATGCCACTCGTTCCACTGGCCGAACTCGCTGCCCATCATCAGCAGCTTCTTCCCCGGGTGGGTGAGCATGTAGGCGTAAAACGCCCGCACGCCGGCAAACTGCTCGGCATAGGTCCCCGGCATCTTGTTGAGAAAAGAGCCCTTCATATGCACCACCTCGTCATGGGAGAGGGGTAAGATGAAGTTCTCCGAAAAGGCGTACATCAGCGAGAAGGTGATGTCCTTATGGTTGAACTGCCGGAAATAGGGGTCCATCTTCATATAGTGGGTGATGTCGTTCATCCACCCCATGTTCCATTTCAGGTTGAAGCCCAGCCCGCCCTCGCTGACCGGGTGGGACACCAGGGGCCAGGCGGTGGACTCCTCGGCGATCATCAGTACGTCGTCGTGCTGGCCGAAAATCCGGGTGTTGAGCTGCTGGATGAAGTCCACGGCCTCCAGATTCTCGTTGCCGCCGTGGATGTTGGGGGTCCACTGTCCCCCCTGGCGGCCGTAGTCCAGGTAGAGCATGGAGGCCACCGCGTCCACCCGCAGGCCGTCGATGTGGAACATCTCCAGCCAGAACAGGGCGGAGGAGTACAGGAAGGAGCGGACCTCATTCTTGCCGTAGTCGAACACCCGGGTGCCCCAGTCGGCGTGCTCCCCCTTGCGCATGTCGGTGTACTCGTAGCAGGGCTGGCCGTCGAACTCGTACAGGCCGAAGGCGTCCTTGGGGAAGTGGGCCGGGACCCAGTCCAGAATGACGCCCACCCCGGCCTGATGGAGCTGGTCCACCAGATACATGAAGTCCTTAGGGGTGCCGAAGCGGCTGGTGGCAGCGAAGTAGCCGGTGCACTGATAGCCCCAGGAGTCATCCAGGGGGTGCTCGGTGACGGGCATCAGCTCCACGTGGGTGAAGCCCATCTCCTTGACATAGGGCACCAGGTACTCGGCTATGTCCCGGTAAGAGAGGAACTCCCCCTCCCCCGTCCGGCGCCAGGACCCCAGGTGGACCTCATAGATGTTGAGGGGCTTTTGGTAGATTGGATTTTTCTTCCGCCAGTCCAGCCAGCCCCTGTCCCCCCACTCATAGCCTCCCAGTTCATAGAGCTTGGAGGCGGTACCGGGCCGGGTCTCAGCGTGAAAGGCGTAAGGATCGGCCTTAAACAGCATCCGGCCGTCCGGCGTCTCCACGGCGTACTTGTAGAGGTCGTACTCCCGGAGCCCGGGGATAAAGCCCTCCCAGACGCCCCCCTCCATCTGCTCCAAGGGGTGGCAGCCGGGGACCCACTGGTTGAAATCGCCCACCACCGACACGGCCGCCGCATGGGGCGCCCAGACCCGGAAGACATGTCCCGTCTGCCCCTCGCGCTCCGCTGTGTGGGCGCCCATGTATTCCCAGGCCCGGATGGCCTGGCCGTCGGTGTATTCCTTTATATGTTGTGCCAGCTCCGGGGCGGACCCGGTCCACTGCTCCTGCTCCATAAGGCTTCCCCATTTCTTTGGTATTATTATCCAAATACCCGAAGCAGTTCCTCCTCTTGGTTGTAAATGATACTAATTGATGGAATTTTTTCTTCGGGTATTTGTATAAATTATACAACACCTTTTGATGTCAGTCAAGGTCTAGCCCCCACCCTTCCTATAAAATTTCTGTAAGGTCCCAGAAAGGGATTCGTACAAAATAACCGGCCGCCCATTCCGTAAAAGGGAACGGGCGGCCGGCGGCGTATGGGGGGACAAAGCCCCGGGGCTATCCGGCCATAAACAGGATGTCTAGGAATCGCTTAAAGATGCCGGGCATGGTCAGGCGCTCCACAGCCTGGTCAGCCACAATGGGGATGGTCTGCTGCTCCACACCAGATACCGAGACCACCATCTCTCCCAGCTTCTGTCCGACCTCCACAGGGGCCTCCACCCGCTCGGTGAGGCGCAGCTCGGTGGTGACGTTGTTGAGCTCGGCCTTGTCGATCAGAATACGGCCGGACTGGGCCAGCACGGGCTGGACGGTGGAGCACTCGCCCAGGGCCACCTCCACCGGCGGCAGCGCCTGGTCAGGGTGGACGTCCAGGAGGGTATAGTTGGCGAAGCCGAAGTTCAGGAGGGCCTTGGCGCCTTCAAACCGTTTTTCCGAGGTAGGGCACTTCATCACCACGGCAATGAGCTCCATGCCGTCCCGCTCGGCGGTGGCCGACAGGCAGTAGAGGGCGGAATCGGTGAAGCCGGTCTTGAGGCCGGTGGCCCCTTCATAGAACCGGATGAGCTTGTTGGTGTTGGCGAGCTGGAACTGGCCGTCCCGGACGGAGTCCATCCAGATGGTGGTGAACTCCCGGATGCCGGGGTGGGCCAGGAGCGCCCGGGACATGACGGCGATGTCGTAGGCGGAGGTCAGGTGGCCGGCGGCGGGCAGTCCGGTGCAGTTGATAAAGGTAGTATCGGCCATGCCCAGCTCCGCCGCCCGGCGGTTCATCCGCTCCACAAAACCCTCCTCGCTGCCGGCAATGTGCTCGGCCAGGGCCACTGCGGCGTCGTTGCCCGACACCACCGCCACCGCCTTGAGCATATCATGGACGGTCATCTGCTCCCCCTCCTTCAGGTAGACCTGGGAGCCGCCCATGGAGGCCGCCTGGGCGGAAACCGTGACCATATCCTCCATCTTGAGCCGCCCGTCGTCGATGGCCTCCATTACCAGCAGCAGGGTCATGACCTTGGTGACGCTGGCGGGCTCCAGCTTGTCGTGGGCATTCGCTTCGTAGAGCACCGTGCCGGTCTCCTTCTCCATCAGGATGGCGGAACCGGCTTCCACCGCCGGTCCACCGGAGACGGCGGCGGCGGGCAGGATCAGCAGAACGGCGGCCACCAGGGCCGCGGCGCATTTTTTCATCGGGATCTCCCTCCATGTTCATCTTCTATGGAAAAGGATGTGAAAATCTCCCTTGTTCTATGCGGGCAGCCACCTGCGAAAATTTCCCTGCGCCCCTGCGGTGTTTTGGCAATCCAGCCCCACTTTTGCAAACATTTTTAGCGTTCACATTTAATTTACAACCTTCCTATTGACTTTTCCCCGGGGCGGTGGTAGATTTACATTAGCACTCAGGGATAATGAGTGCTAAAAGAGGCGCGATGGCGCTTCCGATTTTAAAAAGAAGGTGAGCGCGGTATGGATCTGAGCGACCGGAAGAAGAAAATCCTCCGCGCCATCATCGAAAACTACATTGAGACGGCGGAGCCGGTGGGCTCCAAGGCCATCGCCTCTCTGCCGGGACTGAACGTCTCGTCGGCCACCATCCGCAACGAGATGGCCGATCTGGAGGCCCTGGGCCTGCTGGAGCAGCCCCATACCTCCGCAGGACGCATCCCCTCTCCCAAGGGCTACCGCATCTACGTCAATGAACTGATGACCGACTACCGCCTGTCAGCGCAGGAGACCAAGCGGCTCAATGAGGCGCTGCACATGAAAATGCGGGAGTTGGACCAGGTCATCGATCAGGCCGGGCGGATCATTTCCCAACTCACCCGCTACCCCTCCTTTGCCCTGGCCGCCGGGGGCGACCGGATCACCATTCGGCGCTTCGACCTGCTGATGGTGGACCGCGACGCCTTCATCATTGTGGTCATGACCGACACCAACGTGGTACGCAACCGGCTGGTGCGCCTGCCCTCCGACCTGTCGGAGGCTCAGCTCCAGCTTTTGAACACCCTTCTCAACGCCACCTTTACCGGTCTGACGCTGGACGAGATCACCCCCGAGCTGATGCGGGTGGCCTCCCACGCGGCGGGCGAGGCCTACGGCCTCATCTCTCTGGTGGTCTCCTTCGCCGTGGAGGTGCTGGAGAGTCTGGAGCAGCGCACCGTCCACACGGCGGGCATTGCCAGCCTTTTGACCCACCCGGAGTACCACAGTCTGGACCGGGCGGCGCCGCTGATGACCTATCTGTCCGAGGACCGGGACGCCGCCCGCTTCCCCATGCCCGACAAGGACCCTATGGAGATCCTCATCGGGCCGGAGAACGTGGTGGACGCCCTGAAGGACACCAGCGTGGTAATGGCCAGCTACGACATCGGCGACGGCATGCGCGGCGTCGTGGGCGTTGTGGGTCCCACCCGTATGGATTACGCCAAGATTTCCGCCCGTCTTTCCTACTTTGCGGAGGGTCTCTCCCGCATGTTCGGCAAGGGCGGGCTTCCCCCCGCCGGGGAGGACCCCGAGCACGATGACCGATAGGAGGCCGAAAAATCATCATGAGCAAACGTGAAAAAGACCAGGAGCAGAAGGCCGCTCAGGCCGCGTCAGAGCACGCGGAGAGCGCCGAGGTCCCGGAGGATATCGTTCCGGAGGAGCCCGCCGCCGGAACCCAGGACCCGCTGCCGGAGGAGCTGGAGCATTTGAAAGCTTCCTTGTCCGCCAAGGAGGAGCAGTACCTCCGGCTGGCCGCCGAGTACGACAACTTCCGCAAGCGCAGCCAGAAGGAAAAGGAGAGCATCTACGCCGACGCCAAGGCCGACGCCCTCACCGCCTTCCTTCCCGTCTACGACAATCTGGAACGGGCCCTGAAGCAGGAGACCGCCGACGAGGCCTTCAAAAAGGGCGTAGAGATGACCATGACTCAGCTCCGGGAGATCCTGACTAAGCTGGGTATCTCGGAGATTCCCGCCCTGGGCGAGTCCTTCGATCCCAACCTCCACAACGCCGTCATGCATGTGGAGGACGAAGCGGCTGGCGAGAACACCATCGTGGATGTGTTCCAGGCTGGCTTCAAGCTGGGCGACAAGGTCATCCGGTTCGCCATGGTGAAGGTAGCCAACTGAGGCAGGCCGCCACGCCCCAACGCCCGGTTTTCGGCTTCTCCGCATTTCTTTTGTAAAAACCAATTTCTTGATTATTGGAGGAATATATTATGTCTAAGATCATCGGCATTGACCTGGGTACCACCAACTCCTGCGTGGCCGTCATGGAGGGCGGCGACGCCGTCGTCATCCCCAACGCGGAAGGCAACCGCACCACTCCGTCCGTGGTGGCCTTCTCCAAGGACGGCGAGCGCATGGTGGGCCAGGTGGCTAAGCGCCAGGCCATCACCAACCCCGACCGGACCATCAGCTCCATCAAGCGCGAGATGGGCTCTAGCTTTAAGGTGAGCATTGACGGCAAGAACTACACCCCACAGGAAATCTCCGCCATGGTGCTCCAGAAGCTGAAGGCCGACGCCGAGGCCTATCTGGGTCAGAGCGTCACCGAGGCCGTCATCACCGTCCCCGCCTACTTCACCGACGCTCAGCGCCAGGCCACCAAGGATGCCGGCCGCATCGCCGGTCTGGAAGTAAAGCGGATCATCAACGAGCCCACCGCCGCGGCCCTGGCCTACGGCATCGACAAGGAGTCCGACCAGAAGATCATGGTCTACGACCTGGGCGGCGGCACCTTCGACGTGTCCATCCTGGAGATCGGCGACGGCGTTATCGAGGTATTGGCCACCGCCGGCAACAACCGCCTGGGCGGCGACGACTTCGACAAGTGTGTCATGGACTGGATGGCCGCTGAATTCAAAAAGGACACCGGCATCGACCTCAGCGGCGACAAGGTGGCCATGCAGCGCCTGAAGGAGGCCGCCGAAAAGGCCAAGATCGAGCTGTCCGGCGTCACTTCCACTGCCATCAACCTGCCCTATATCACCGCCGACGCCACCGGCCCCAAGCATCTGGACCTGACCCTGACCCGGGCCAAGTTTGACCAGCTCACTGCCCATCTGGTGGAGGCCACCGCCGGCCCCGTCAAGCAGGCCATGGGCGACGCCGGCCTCTCTTCCGGCGAGCTGTCCAAGGTCCTGCTGGTGGGCGGCTCCAGCCGTATCCCCGCTGTGCAGGACATGGTGAAGAAGCTCACCGGCAAAGAGGGCTTCAAGGGCATCAACCCCGACGAGTGCGTGGCTATGGGCGCGGCGCTGCAGGGCGGCGTGCTGGTGGGCGACGTGAAGGGCCTGCTGCTGCTGGACGTCACCCCCCTTTCCCTGGGCATCGAGACCATGGGCGGCGTGATGACCAAGCTCATCGAGCGCAACACCACCATCCCCGCCAAGAAGAGCCAGACCTTTACCACCGCTGCCGACAACCAGACTTCCGTAGAGGTCCATGTGCTCCAGGGCGAGCGTGAGATGGCCCAGTACAACAAGACCCTGGGACGGTTCAACCTGGACGGCATCGCCCCGGCCCGCCGCGGCGTGCCTCAGATCGAGGTGACCTTCGACATCGACGCCAACGGCATCGT is a genomic window of Intestinimonas massiliensis (ex Afouda et al. 2020) containing:
- the glgB gene encoding 1,4-alpha-glucan branching protein GlgB; this translates as MEQEQWTGSAPELAQHIKEYTDGQAIRAWEYMGAHTAEREGQTGHVFRVWAPHAAAVSVVGDFNQWVPGCHPLEQMEGGVWEGFIPGLREYDLYKYAVETPDGRMLFKADPYAFHAETRPGTASKLYELGGYEWGDRGWLDWRKKNPIYQKPLNIYEVHLGSWRRTGEGEFLSYRDIAEYLVPYVKEMGFTHVELMPVTEHPLDDSWGYQCTGYFAATSRFGTPKDFMYLVDQLHQAGVGVILDWVPAHFPKDAFGLYEFDGQPCYEYTDMRKGEHADWGTRVFDYGKNEVRSFLYSSALFWLEMFHIDGLRVDAVASMLYLDYGRQGGQWTPNIHGGNENLEAVDFIQQLNTRIFGQHDDVLMIAEESTAWPLVSHPVSEGGLGFNLKWNMGWMNDITHYMKMDPYFRQFNHKDITFSLMYAFSENFILPLSHDEVVHMKGSFLNKMPGTYAEQFAGVRAFYAYMLTHPGKKLLMMGSEFGQWNEWHFEQSLDWHLLANEENRKTQTFFKAANAFYLEHKELWELDFSWEGFEWIQADDNQADTVAFVRRDKKGGALVVVCNFSPVDRTGYRIGVPAAGQYTCIFNTDDEAYGGQGRGDKAPVKSEYVPCHGRGQSLVLTLPPMSAVVYRCTRKFPPRRKKAESLPARKDPADKPAIREKAPAPAVKKRAAKPAVREKKAPPAVREQAAAPAVRTPTAKPAVRKRSPVPAVKPEKDS
- a CDS encoding D-alanyl-D-alanine carboxypeptidase family protein, whose amino-acid sequence is MKKCAAALVAAVLLILPAAAVSGGPAVEAGSAILMEKETGTVLYEANAHDKLEPASVTKVMTLLLVMEAIDDGRLKMEDMVTVSAQAASMGGSQVYLKEGEQMTVHDMLKAVAVVSGNDAAVALAEHIAGSEEGFVERMNRRAAELGMADTTFINCTGLPAAGHLTSAYDIAVMSRALLAHPGIREFTTIWMDSVRDGQFQLANTNKLIRFYEGATGLKTGFTDSALYCLSATAERDGMELIAVVMKCPTSEKRFEGAKALLNFGFANYTLLDVHPDQALPPVEVALGECSTVQPVLAQSGRILIDKAELNNVTTELRLTERVEAPVEVGQKLGEMVVSVSGVEQQTIPIVADQAVERLTMPGIFKRFLDILFMAG
- the hrcA gene encoding heat-inducible transcriptional repressor HrcA translates to MDLSDRKKKILRAIIENYIETAEPVGSKAIASLPGLNVSSATIRNEMADLEALGLLEQPHTSAGRIPSPKGYRIYVNELMTDYRLSAQETKRLNEALHMKMRELDQVIDQAGRIISQLTRYPSFALAAGGDRITIRRFDLLMVDRDAFIIVVMTDTNVVRNRLVRLPSDLSEAQLQLLNTLLNATFTGLTLDEITPELMRVASHAAGEAYGLISLVVSFAVEVLESLEQRTVHTAGIASLLTHPEYHSLDRAAPLMTYLSEDRDAARFPMPDKDPMEILIGPENVVDALKDTSVVMASYDIGDGMRGVVGVVGPTRMDYAKISARLSYFAEGLSRMFGKGGLPPAGEDPEHDDR
- the grpE gene encoding nucleotide exchange factor GrpE → MSKREKDQEQKAAQAASEHAESAEVPEDIVPEEPAAGTQDPLPEELEHLKASLSAKEEQYLRLAAEYDNFRKRSQKEKESIYADAKADALTAFLPVYDNLERALKQETADEAFKKGVEMTMTQLREILTKLGISEIPALGESFDPNLHNAVMHVEDEAAGENTIVDVFQAGFKLGDKVIRFAMVKVAN
- the dnaK gene encoding molecular chaperone DnaK, which produces MSKIIGIDLGTTNSCVAVMEGGDAVVIPNAEGNRTTPSVVAFSKDGERMVGQVAKRQAITNPDRTISSIKREMGSSFKVSIDGKNYTPQEISAMVLQKLKADAEAYLGQSVTEAVITVPAYFTDAQRQATKDAGRIAGLEVKRIINEPTAAALAYGIDKESDQKIMVYDLGGGTFDVSILEIGDGVIEVLATAGNNRLGGDDFDKCVMDWMAAEFKKDTGIDLSGDKVAMQRLKEAAEKAKIELSGVTSTAINLPYITADATGPKHLDLTLTRAKFDQLTAHLVEATAGPVKQAMGDAGLSSGELSKVLLVGGSSRIPAVQDMVKKLTGKEGFKGINPDECVAMGAALQGGVLVGDVKGLLLLDVTPLSLGIETMGGVMTKLIERNTTIPAKKSQTFTTAADNQTSVEVHVLQGEREMAQYNKTLGRFNLDGIAPARRGVPQIEVTFDIDANGIVNVSAKDLGTGKEQHITITSSTNMSKEDIDKAVKEAEQFAAEDAKRKEEVDVRNQGDQMVYQTEKVMEDLKDKIDAGDKATLDAALGKLKDALKGTDVEAIKTATEELSKAFYPISEKLYNQAGGPQAGAGPDMGGAGFTGGASAAGADTDPNVVDADYTVVDGDDNP